In Triticum aestivum cultivar Chinese Spring chromosome 5B, IWGSC CS RefSeq v2.1, whole genome shotgun sequence, the following proteins share a genomic window:
- the LOC123114230 gene encoding F-box/kelch-repeat protein At5g15710-like — protein sequence MDELAGDRRHADSPPQLPLLPDDMLVEILHRLPPEPIHLFRASFVCKHWRGLVHDARFLRLFREFHGGTPPVLGFFSNQPRSPLFVPSSDAFAVPAAATMRKDDWLALDCHHGRALLLDRRDGKLLVWNPMNGDKRYLPLPTQAHLENEYTGAVLCAAGHAEHGDCHSCPFLVALTFGSWGDFITSACVYSPKTGVWGEITPIHTNSMVDLKPAAHVGNTLYWRLDDDSIVEFDLDKNSLDLIELPDDGFGIIMLAEDGCLGFARLDRFSLHLWSRVASIDGVVSWTHRRVIEASCATSSGSMYGSSGASWLC from the coding sequence ATGGACGagctcgccggcgaccgccgccatGCCGATTCGCCGCCTCAGCTTCCGCTTCTCCCGGACGACATGCTCGTGGAGATCCTCCACCGCCTCCCGCCGGAGCCGATCCACCTCTTCCGCGCCTCCTTCGTCTGCAAGCACTGGCGCGGCCTCGTCCACGACGCCCGCTTCCTCCGCCTCTTCCGCGAGTTCCACGGCGGGACGCCTCCCGTGCTCGGCTTCTTCAGCAACCAGCCGAGATCTCCCCTCTTCGTACCCAGCTCCGACGCCTTCGCCGTCCCCGCTGCGGCCACGATGCGCAAGGACGACTGGTTGGCCCTGGACTGCCACCACGGCCGCGCCCTCCTCCTCGACCGACGAGACGGGAAGCTCCTCGTTTGGAACCCCATGAACGGCGACAAGCGCTACCTGCCGCTCCCCACGCAGGCGCATCTGGAGAACGAGTACACTGGCGCGGTTCTCTGCGCGGCTGGGCACGCCGAGCACGGCGACTGTCATTCGTGCCCGTTCCTCGTGGCGTTGACGTTCGGCAGTTGGGGGGATTTCATCACCTCCGCCTGCGTCTACTCACCCAAGACTGGCGTCTGGGGTGAGATCACTCCGATTCATACAAATTCAATGGTTGATTTAAAGCCGGCGGCTCATGTTGGAAACACGCTTTACTGGCGATTGGATGATGACAGCATCGTTGAATTTGATTTGGATAAAAATAGCCTGGATTTAATTGAGTTGCCAGATGACGGATTTGGTATAATCATGCTAGCAGAGGATGGTTGTCTAGGTTTTGCCCGTCTTGATCGATTCAGCCTTCATTTGTGGTCAAGGGTAGCTAGCATCGATGGGGTGGTATCATGGACGCATCGCAGGGTCATTGAAGCTTCTTGCGCCACAAGTAGTGGCAGCATGTATGGATCGAGTGGGGCTAGCTGGCTATGCTGA